A genomic stretch from Pectobacterium carotovorum includes:
- the nnr gene encoding bifunctional ADP-dependent NAD(P)H-hydrate dehydratase/NAD(P)H-hydrate epimerase, with amino-acid sequence MHHATEPYRLDTAEITLPDSVFYAEWVRREEARAARESGLSLWELMQRAGEAAFQVARQCYPSARRWRVLAGHGNNGGDGYVVASLALAAGIDVDVVACASDKPLPDEAHLARQRWLEQGGHVEEVNAQDVDTLWPEGIDLIVDGLLGTGLSAAPRAPYAALMTQANAYSAPIVSLDIPSGLHAETGACAGVAICAAQTVAFIALKPGLLTGRAREQVGTLHYHSLGLQTWLDDQIAPIRRLTAAQLAEWLSPRPAGQHKGDNGRLLVVGGNAGLGGAVLMAADAALHCGAGLVRVLTHKQYQSAFLAARPELMVQELTTDTLRQGLEWADVVVIGPGLGQDEWGKNALRLAENCNKPMLWDADALNLLAINPHKRQNRVLTPHPGEAARLLNCRVSDIESDRLLAATRLAKRYGGVVVLKGAGTVIVSERDEIAIADVGNPGMATGGMGDVLSGIVGGLLAQKLSLYDAACAGCVVHGAAADWLAARRGTRGMLATDLLPVLFRYVNPSRCF; translated from the coding sequence ATGCACCACGCCACTGAGCCTTATCGGCTCGATACGGCAGAAATCACATTGCCTGATTCAGTGTTTTACGCCGAGTGGGTTCGCCGTGAAGAAGCCAGAGCGGCGCGCGAGTCAGGGCTTTCGCTGTGGGAACTCATGCAGCGTGCGGGAGAAGCCGCATTTCAGGTCGCTCGTCAATGCTATCCCTCGGCCCGCCGCTGGCGGGTTCTGGCTGGACACGGTAATAACGGCGGCGATGGGTACGTGGTCGCCAGCTTGGCGCTGGCAGCGGGCATTGATGTGGATGTTGTTGCCTGTGCCAGCGACAAGCCGCTGCCCGACGAGGCTCATCTTGCCCGCCAGCGCTGGCTGGAACAGGGCGGTCATGTTGAAGAGGTGAATGCGCAGGATGTCGATACGCTGTGGCCGGAAGGGATCGATCTCATCGTTGATGGTCTACTCGGCACTGGGCTTTCCGCCGCACCGCGCGCACCCTATGCTGCATTAATGACGCAGGCGAATGCCTATTCCGCCCCCATCGTTTCACTGGATATTCCCTCTGGATTACATGCCGAAACCGGCGCCTGTGCTGGCGTCGCGATCTGTGCAGCGCAGACGGTGGCGTTTATCGCGCTGAAACCGGGGTTACTGACGGGCCGTGCGCGTGAGCAGGTTGGGACATTACATTACCACTCGCTAGGCTTACAGACGTGGCTGGACGACCAAATCGCACCGATACGGCGACTGACTGCGGCGCAGCTTGCCGAATGGCTGTCTCCTCGACCAGCCGGACAGCATAAAGGCGATAACGGCAGGCTGCTGGTGGTTGGCGGCAATGCTGGTCTGGGTGGCGCGGTATTGATGGCTGCCGATGCGGCGTTACACTGCGGTGCAGGCTTGGTGCGAGTACTTACTCACAAACAGTATCAATCGGCGTTTCTGGCGGCCCGACCTGAGTTGATGGTACAGGAACTGACGACAGATACCCTGCGGCAGGGGCTGGAATGGGCGGATGTCGTCGTGATTGGACCCGGTTTAGGGCAGGATGAATGGGGTAAAAATGCGCTGCGTCTGGCAGAAAATTGTAACAAACCCATGTTATGGGATGCGGATGCGCTTAACCTGCTGGCAATCAATCCGCATAAGCGGCAGAATCGCGTGCTGACACCTCACCCCGGCGAGGCGGCGCGTTTACTGAATTGTCGCGTCTCTGATATTGAAAGTGATCGCTTACTTGCAGCGACAAGGTTGGCAAAACGCTATGGTGGCGTTGTCGTGTTAAAAGGGGCGGGAACGGTCATTGTCAGCGAGCGAGACGAGATTGCCATTGCTGATGTGGGTAACCCCGGCATGGCGACAGGTGGCATGGGTGATGTGCTGTCAGGTATTGTCGGCGGTTTGCTGGCACAAAAGCTCTCGCTGTATGATGCGGCTTGTGCCGGGTGTGTCGTTCACGGTGCGGCGGCCGATTGGTTGGCAGCGCGACGCGGCACCCGGGGTATGCTGGCAACCGACTTACTGCCTGTGCTGTTCCGGTATGTTAATCCGAGCCGATGTTTTTAG
- the queG gene encoding tRNA epoxyqueuosine(34) reductase QueG, with the protein MSYPYDLNELAQHIKQWGQELGFQQVGICDTDLSAEEPRLQDWLDKQYHGEMDWMARHGMLRARPHELLPGTLRVISVRMNYLPAKAAFASTLKNPELGYVSRYALGRDYHKLLRQRLKKLGDRIQEYCGELNFRPFVDSAPIMERPLAAKAGLGCVGKHSLILNREAGSWFFLGELLIDLPLPVDRPQEEQCGRCVACMTTCPTGAIVAPYTVDARRCISYLTIELEGPIPEEFRPLMGNRIYGCDDCQLICPWNRFSQLTDEADFSPRAALHTPELLALFGWNEEKFLRITEGSPIRRIGHLRWLRNIAVALGNAPYQDSIVLALQARLGESELLDEHIHWAMRQQLERRASLEIDVQSTQKKRLIRAVEKGLPRDA; encoded by the coding sequence ATGTCATACCCCTACGATCTCAATGAATTAGCGCAACACATCAAACAATGGGGGCAGGAATTGGGGTTCCAGCAGGTCGGCATCTGCGACACCGATTTGTCCGCAGAAGAGCCTCGGCTTCAGGACTGGCTGGATAAGCAATACCACGGAGAAATGGATTGGATGGCGCGCCATGGCATGCTGCGGGCGCGTCCACATGAACTGCTGCCCGGTACACTGCGCGTCATTAGTGTTCGTATGAATTACCTGCCCGCCAAAGCCGCATTCGCCAGCACCTTAAAGAACCCGGAGCTCGGCTACGTTAGCCGCTATGCGCTGGGCCGCGATTACCACAAGCTGTTACGCCAGCGGTTGAAAAAACTCGGCGATCGGATTCAGGAATACTGCGGTGAACTGAATTTTCGCCCCTTTGTCGATTCCGCTCCTATCATGGAACGCCCGTTGGCCGCGAAAGCCGGGCTTGGTTGTGTTGGTAAACACTCACTAATTCTGAACAGAGAGGCCGGTTCCTGGTTCTTTCTCGGCGAACTGCTGATAGATTTACCCCTGCCCGTCGATCGGCCGCAGGAAGAACAGTGCGGCCGCTGTGTCGCCTGTATGACCACCTGCCCAACCGGCGCGATTGTCGCACCGTATACCGTCGATGCCCGCCGCTGTATTTCCTATCTGACTATCGAATTGGAAGGCCCGATTCCTGAAGAATTTCGTCCGCTAATGGGCAATCGCATCTACGGCTGCGATGACTGTCAGCTCATTTGCCCGTGGAATCGGTTTTCGCAGCTCACCGACGAGGCTGATTTCAGCCCGCGTGCTGCACTGCATACGCCGGAGCTGCTGGCGCTATTCGGCTGGAATGAAGAGAAATTTCTGCGGATTACGGAAGGGTCACCGATCCGGCGCATCGGCCATCTCCGCTGGCTACGCAATATTGCCGTCGCGCTGGGGAATGCCCCCTATCAGGATAGTATCGTGCTGGCCCTGCAAGCTCGTCTGGGTGAAAGCGAACTGTTGGATGAACATATCCACTGGGCGATGCGTCAGCAGTTGGAACGCCGCGCTTCACTGGAAATTGACGTCCAGTCAACACAGAAAAAACGACTTATTCGTGCAGTAGAGAAAGGATTACCGCGCGATGCGTGA
- the ahpF gene encoding alkyl hydroperoxide reductase subunit F, with protein sequence MLDNTMKVQLKAYLEKLTKPVELIATLDDSAKSAEVRTLLTDIAELSERVSFVEKNDLAVRKPSFLITNPDSQSGPRFAGAPMGHEFTSLILALLQVGGHPSKEAKELLDQIRHLDGSFHFETYYSLSCHNCPDVVQALNLMAVLNPNITHTAIDGGVFQDEIQSRNVMGVPTVFLNGEHFSQGRTSLAEIVTKIDTGAGAKQVEKLNQRDVYDVLIIGSGPAGAAAAVYSARKGIRTGLVGERFGGQVLDTVDIENYISVPKTEGAKLATALKSHVDDYDVDVIDAQSAEALIPGGEPGKPHQVITVSGATLKARSVIIATGARWRNMNVPGEDQYRTRGVTYCPHCDGPLFKGKHVAVIGGGNSGVEAAIDLAGVVKHVTLLEFAPELKADSVLQDKVRSLPNVDIILNAQTTEVKGDGQKVTGLSYKDRLTDTVHDLALEGIFVQIGLLPNTHWLEGTIARNRIGEIEIDAKCETSVKGVFAAGDCTTVPYKQIIIATGEGAKASLSAFDYLIRTRA encoded by the coding sequence ATGCTCGACAATACGATGAAAGTCCAGTTGAAAGCCTATCTGGAAAAATTAACCAAACCTGTTGAGTTGATTGCGACTCTGGATGACTCCGCTAAATCTGCTGAAGTCAGAACCTTGCTGACTGACATTGCTGAGCTGTCCGAACGGGTAAGTTTCGTTGAAAAGAATGATCTGGCAGTGCGTAAGCCTTCATTCCTGATTACCAATCCAGATTCCCAAAGCGGCCCGCGTTTTGCCGGTGCGCCAATGGGACATGAGTTTACCTCCCTGATTCTGGCGTTATTGCAGGTGGGCGGTCATCCGTCGAAAGAAGCGAAAGAATTACTCGATCAAATCCGCCATCTTGACGGTTCGTTCCACTTTGAAACGTATTACTCACTCTCCTGCCACAACTGCCCGGACGTGGTGCAGGCACTGAATTTAATGGCGGTGTTAAATCCGAATATTACCCATACCGCGATTGACGGCGGTGTGTTTCAGGATGAGATCCAAAGCCGTAATGTTATGGGCGTTCCCACCGTTTTCCTGAACGGCGAACACTTCAGCCAAGGGCGGACGAGCCTGGCTGAGATTGTGACTAAAATCGATACTGGCGCGGGCGCTAAACAGGTTGAGAAGCTGAACCAACGTGACGTCTATGATGTGTTAATCATCGGTAGCGGCCCGGCGGGCGCAGCAGCGGCTGTCTATTCGGCGCGTAAAGGCATCCGTACCGGTTTGGTCGGCGAACGCTTTGGCGGCCAGGTACTGGATACAGTCGATATCGAAAACTATATTTCTGTTCCGAAAACGGAAGGTGCCAAACTAGCGACCGCGCTGAAGAGCCATGTTGATGACTATGATGTCGATGTGATCGACGCGCAGAGCGCAGAAGCCTTAATTCCTGGCGGCGAACCGGGTAAACCGCATCAGGTGATTACCGTATCCGGTGCAACGCTGAAAGCGCGTAGCGTGATCATCGCGACCGGCGCACGCTGGAGAAACATGAATGTACCCGGCGAAGATCAGTACCGTACGCGGGGCGTAACGTACTGTCCGCACTGTGATGGCCCGCTGTTTAAAGGCAAGCACGTTGCGGTAATCGGCGGCGGGAACTCCGGCGTGGAAGCCGCTATCGATCTGGCTGGCGTAGTGAAACACGTTACGCTGCTTGAGTTTGCTCCAGAACTGAAAGCGGATTCTGTATTGCAGGATAAAGTGCGCAGCCTGCCGAACGTTGACATCATTCTGAATGCGCAAACCACAGAAGTGAAAGGCGATGGACAGAAGGTGACGGGGCTGAGCTACAAAGATCGTCTTACCGATACGGTGCACGATTTAGCGTTGGAAGGGATCTTTGTACAGATTGGCTTGCTGCCTAACACCCACTGGCTGGAAGGTACGATAGCCAGAAACCGCATCGGTGAAATTGAGATCGATGCCAAGTGCGAAACCAGTGTGAAAGGTGTCTTTGCTGCTGGCGACTGTACGACGGTGCCGTACAAGCAGATCATCATCGCGACGGGTGAAGGCGCAAAAGCATCCTTGAGCGCTTTTGACTACCTGATTAGAACCCGCGCATAA
- the ahpC gene encoding alkyl hydroperoxide reductase subunit C, with translation MSVINTQVKPFKNMAFKDGQFIEVTEKNIEGKWSVFFFYPADFTFVCPTELGDVADYYDEFQQRGVEIYSVSTDTHFTHKAWHSSSETIGKIKYTMIGDPTGQLTRNFENMREAEGLADRGTFIVDPQGIIQAVEITAEGIGRDASDLLRKVKAAQYVASHPGEVCPAKWKEGEATLAPSLDLVGKI, from the coding sequence ATGTCAGTAATCAATACCCAAGTTAAACCATTCAAAAACATGGCTTTCAAAGACGGTCAATTCATCGAAGTGACTGAGAAGAACATCGAAGGCAAATGGAGCGTGTTCTTCTTCTATCCGGCCGACTTTACGTTTGTCTGCCCGACCGAACTGGGTGATGTCGCTGACTACTACGACGAATTCCAACAGCGTGGCGTGGAAATCTACTCTGTTTCCACCGACACCCACTTCACGCACAAAGCGTGGCACAGCAGCTCTGAAACGATTGGCAAAATCAAGTACACCATGATCGGTGACCCAACTGGCCAACTGACGCGTAACTTTGAAAACATGCGCGAAGCAGAAGGTCTGGCCGATCGCGGTACGTTCATCGTTGACCCACAGGGCATCATCCAGGCGGTAGAAATCACGGCTGAAGGTATTGGCCGCGATGCATCTGACCTGCTGCGTAAAGTGAAAGCAGCCCAGTACGTTGCTTCTCACCCAGGCGAAGTCTGCCCAGCCAAGTGGAAAGAAGGCGAGGCTACGCTGGCTCCGTCTCTGGATCTGGTTGGCAAAATCTAA
- a CDS encoding DUF4153 domain-containing protein, which produces MPASSPSLRFYLIIGLLQGLLFVAALEMEESVLQIMLITMAAVGGVSLQLLERTLFVKKTWLWGGALTVLMTAISGWVFYDSGRYQLPDSWILCGILFGYICCTFICSWSTREGRWPSYEAICKHAWNNIFTVLLAWLVVLVVVLLLVLCSMLFSMLGFRLVSKVLWHYRFYMLLLPVVFSIGMYIGMTKETVVGLLRGILLSACRFLLPLSALITVVFTLTLPFSGLEPIWNTGRSTVILLCLMGVNLFLINCASQDDNEGRAYPAVLRGFVSASALCLPVLVALAGYSSWLRIEQYGLTPFRFQSIFVVTIAMLYSLAMVWAVVRRSGVWLGHLRTSNPLLAAIICVLVILLHTPLLSPEAFSARNQVQRLLNGKTPIDDFDLWALRDELGASGQRQFNWLAEELKHDRILDATGRQALRDRLQGRPAQVRSVQVEWVGPLEDGVESMLQGDNLGNQCREMACLLFAIDLTGDGHNEVLVFPRVGWGNGGKILARDENGQWQIAASMFGAIGTEKLVALVKDGKVEAVAPRFKTIRIGDQNMEITYP; this is translated from the coding sequence ATGCCTGCCAGTTCTCCATCGTTAAGGTTCTATCTGATCATTGGCCTGCTCCAGGGGCTTTTATTTGTTGCCGCGCTTGAAATGGAAGAGAGCGTGCTTCAGATAATGCTGATAACGATGGCTGCAGTGGGCGGAGTGAGTCTGCAATTGCTGGAACGCACGCTTTTTGTGAAAAAGACATGGCTTTGGGGCGGCGCATTGACCGTGCTGATGACGGCGATTAGTGGCTGGGTTTTCTATGACAGTGGGCGATACCAACTGCCTGATTCCTGGATACTGTGTGGCATCCTGTTCGGTTATATCTGCTGTACGTTCATTTGCAGTTGGTCCACCCGTGAAGGGCGGTGGCCATCTTATGAAGCGATCTGTAAACACGCCTGGAACAATATTTTTACTGTGTTGCTGGCCTGGCTAGTGGTTCTGGTGGTCGTACTCTTGCTCGTGCTGTGCAGCATGTTGTTCAGCATGCTGGGGTTCAGGCTGGTGAGTAAAGTACTTTGGCATTATCGGTTTTATATGCTGCTCTTGCCGGTGGTGTTTTCTATCGGCATGTATATCGGAATGACCAAAGAAACGGTCGTCGGACTGCTGCGTGGGATTCTGCTATCGGCTTGCCGCTTCCTGCTGCCCCTTAGTGCACTGATTACCGTGGTTTTCACCTTGACCCTGCCTTTTAGCGGTCTGGAACCGATATGGAATACCGGCCGTTCTACCGTCATTCTTCTATGCCTGATGGGCGTAAACCTCTTTTTGATTAACTGCGCCTCTCAGGATGATAACGAGGGCCGCGCTTATCCTGCCGTGTTACGCGGGTTCGTTAGCGCCAGCGCGCTGTGCCTGCCAGTGTTGGTTGCATTGGCGGGCTATTCCAGCTGGCTGCGCATCGAGCAGTATGGCCTGACGCCTTTCCGTTTTCAGTCGATCTTCGTGGTGACGATTGCAATGCTCTACAGTCTGGCGATGGTGTGGGCTGTTGTTCGCCGTTCTGGCGTCTGGTTAGGGCATTTACGTACAAGCAATCCGCTGCTCGCGGCTATCATCTGCGTTCTGGTGATATTGCTGCATACGCCGCTGTTAAGCCCAGAAGCCTTTAGCGCGAGGAATCAGGTTCAGCGTTTGCTTAATGGAAAAACGCCGATCGATGATTTTGATCTGTGGGCGCTGCGCGATGAGCTAGGGGCGTCGGGCCAACGGCAGTTTAACTGGCTGGCTGAAGAGTTGAAGCACGATCGGATACTTGACGCGACTGGGCGACAGGCACTGCGCGATAGGCTGCAGGGGCGTCCTGCACAAGTCCGCTCCGTTCAGGTTGAGTGGGTGGGGCCGTTGGAAGACGGAGTCGAAAGCATGCTGCAGGGCGATAATCTGGGTAATCAGTGCAGGGAAATGGCTTGCCTGCTCTTTGCTATTGATTTGACAGGCGATGGTCATAACGAAGTGCTCGTTTTTCCCCGAGTGGGCTGGGGAAATGGTGGGAAGATCCTCGCTCGTGATGAAAATGGACAGTGGCAGATTGCGGCCAGTATGTTTGGCGCAATAGGGACGGAAAAACTGGTCGCGCTGGTGAAGGACGGCAAGGTTGAAGCCGTTGCCCCACGTTTCAAGACGATCAGGATCGGTGACCAGAATATGGAGATTACCTATCCCTGA